The genome window CGGACCATCGACGCGACCTGCCCGCTGGTGACCAAGGTCCACAAGGAGGTCAACCGGTTCGCCAGGGAGGACTACGACATCCTGCTGATCGGCCACGAGGGCCACGAGGAGGTCGAGGGGACCTCGGGTGAGGCCCCGGACCGGGTGCAGCTGGTCGACAAGCCGGAGGACGTCGACAAGGTCGCCGTCCGCGACCCCTCCAAGGTGGTGTGGCTGTCGCAGACCACGCTGAGCGTGGACGAGACGATGGAGCGGGTGGACCAGCTCAAGGGCCGGTTCCCCGACCTGCAGGCGCCGCCGAGCGACGACATCTGCTACGCCACCTCCAACCGCCAGGTCGCGGTCAAGGCGATGGCTTCCGAGTGCGACCTGGTGCTGGTGGTCGGCTCGCAGAACTCGTCGAACTCCAAGCGCCTGGTCGAGGTGGCCCTGCAGGCGGGCGCCAGCGACTCGCACCTGATCGACTACGCCGAGCAGATCGACGAGTCCTGGCTGGACGGCGTCACCACCGTGGGCGTCACCAGCGGTGCCTCGGTGCCGGACGTGCTGGTCATGCAGGTCCTCGACTTCCTGGCCGAGCGCGGCTGGGGCGATGTCGAGGAGGTCACCACGGCCAACGAGAAGATCGCCTTCGCGCTGCCGCCGGAACTGCGCAAGGACCTGCGCGACAACCCGAACGGCCCGAAGGGCGTGCGCTGACCGCTCTCCGCCCGGGCCGCAGCGCCCGGTGGAGGTCCCGTCCAGCAGTCCCCGGAGCGCGATCGGGCTGCCGTCGAGCGCGCTAGGCCAGGGCGGACGCCGTGTCGGCTTTTCCGCGCGCTCAAGGCAGCGCCCATGCCGTTCCGGGCGCGCACCCGTCGAGCCGAAGCGCACGGCGGCGACGTAAAGCGGCGACACCGAACGGGTCCAGTGACCCCGCGATGACGAACAAGGCCCGTGGCTCCCAACCGGAGCCACGGGCCTGTTGTGTGTTGTCCGGACGCCGTCGGTCCTCCGCCACCCGCGGCAGGACCGGCACCGCGCCCCGGCCTACTCGAACGAGTCGTCGCGCCGCGGCCTCCGCGGCCGGCGCGGCGGCTCCGCCTTCGGCTCCGGCGGCCGCCCGCGCCCCGGCGCGGGCCGCGGCGCGCCCGCCCCGGCGGCGCATCGCGCGCCCCTCGCGCTCCGGCCTCGGGTCGCCGCGCGTCCGCGCGGGTCCGCGCCCGCGCTCCGCGCCCGGGCGCCTGCCCGCGCGCCCGCGGGTCGGCGGCGTCGCGCGACGGGCGTCCCGCCCCGCGCTCGTCGCCGCGCTTCGCCGCGCCGCGGCGCGGGTCCCGCTCCGGGGGGCGCTTCGCGCCGCCCTCCTGCGGGCGCTTGGCGTCGCGCTCGGCCATCTTCGCCGAGCCCGCCGCGAGCTTCGCGTCGCGCCGGGCGTCCCGCCGCGCGTCGCGGTCGGAGGATCGCTTCGCCCGGCCGTCCGCGGACTGCTTGCGGGGCGGGGTGTCGCCGTCCTCGGGCGGCAGCTTCGGCAGCGGTCGCCTCTTGGTGGCCGCTTCCGCGTTGGCGTGCGGCGAGCGCTGGAGCACGTACATCCGCAGCAGACCGACCACCACCGCGAGCGCGGTGGTCGCGGCCATCACCGGAAAGCTGCCGATCAGCGGGTTGACCACGGCCAGCGCCTTGGCGGCGAGCCCGCCGTCCTTGGGCGTGCCGCTTCCGGTGAGCAGTACCAGCACCGGCATGACCATCGCCAGCACCAGCGGCGGCTGGACCATCGGGCCGAACATGTTGGCACGTTTGATGAACGCGACCGCCAGCATCGAGCCGACGAAGAAGCACGCCTTGAACAGCAGCCCCGGCTGCGACCAGATCAGGATGTCGAGCAGGGTGCCCGCTGCGGTCGGTACTGCTGCCAGGAGCAATGCACCCCAAAGTGGTACGCCCCTGGTGGTGCCGAAAGCCGAGAGTTCCGACCAGGAAGGCGCGCCGTTGTCGGGGGCAGGTGCGTCCGGGCGCTCGCGGGTGGCGGTCACAGGTACTAACCGTAACGGTCCAGTACCGGGGTTCGGAGACACTGTCGGCGAACTTGCTCATGAACCGGTTCGGTTCCTGCCGTTGTGACCGGTATGTGATGTCCGTGCAGCCGAATGGATGCCCGTTCACCAGGCCCAGCGTGTGAGTCTTGACACAGGACCCACCAGCATCTTAGCGTCCGGGCAATCGTTTTCTCATGCGCATGCCACCGCGACTGGGGGTCGTATGAGCACAGCAGCGCCGCTGGTCGAGATGACCGGGATCACCAAGCGCTACGGGGGCGTGGTGGCCTGTGACGGCGTGGACCTCACCGTCCGCGCCGGGGAGGTGCACGCGCTGCTTGGCGAGAACGGCGCGGGCAAGTCGACGCTCATGCGGGTGCTTTCCGGCGACGTCGGCGACTACGACGGCTCGGTGGCGATCGAGGGCCGCCAGGTGCGCTTCGGCAAGCCCGCCGACGCCCAGCAGGCCGGCATCGCGATGATCCACCAGGAGCTCGACCTGGTGCCCGCGCTCTCGGTGGCCGAGAACCTCTACCTCGGCCGGGAGCTGCGCAACCGGTTCGGCGGTGTCGACCGGCGCCGGATGGCCGCCCGCACCCGCGAGCTGCTCAAGCGAACCGGCATCGACCTCGACCCCGCCCGCGCCGTCGGTGAGCTGCGGGTCGGCGAGCAGCAGCTGGTCACCATCGCCAGGGCGCTGCTGCTGGATGCCAAGGTCCTGATCATGGACGAGCCGACATCGGCGCTGTCCAACACCGAGGTCGAGCGCCTGTTCGCGGTGATCGGCGAACTCCGCCGCGGCGGCACCGGCGTCGTCTACATCTCGCACCGCATGGACGAGATCGGCCAGATCGCCGACCGGGCGACCGTGCTGCGCAACGGCCGGTGGGTCGCCGAGTTCGACGCCAGGCAGGTCACCGCGGAGCAGGCCGCCGAGGCGATGGTCGGCCGCGAGGTGCAGACCATGTTCCGCACCGGGAAGACCGAGATCGGCGACGAGCTGCTGACGCTGTCGGGCTTCGCGGTCCGCCCGCGCAGGCCGCGCGTGGGCAGGCGGGAGCCGGACGGCATCGACCTGACCGTGCGCGCGGGCGAGATCGTCGGTTTATGCGGTCTGCTGGGCTCCGGACGCACCGAGCTGCTGGAGACGCTGTTCGGCGCCGGTTCGCCCGGGAGCTGGGAAGGCACGGTGACGTTGGGCGGACGTCAGGTGCGGCCGAGAGGGCCGCGCCAGGCGCTGCGCGAGGGCATCGCGTTCGTCCCGGAGGACCGCCGCGCGTCCGGTCTGGTCCTCGGGCACTCGGTGATGGCCAACACCGTGCTGTCGGTGGTGGACCGGCTCGGCGTCGGCGGGCTGGTGCGCCGCCGCTCCGAGGTGAGCACGACCCAGGACAGCGTCCGCAGGCTCAAGGTCAAGCTCGGCAGGATCCTCGACCCGGTCGGCACTCTTTCGGGTGGCAACCAGCAGAAGGTCGTCTTCGGCCGGATGCTGCTGACCGAGCCGCGGCTGCTGCTGCTCGACGACCCGACGCGCGGCGTGGACATCGGCGCGAAGGCCGAGATCTACCAGCTGCTCAGCGACATCGCCGCGCAGGGCATCGGGGTGCTGCTGGCCTCGTCCGAACTGCCCGAGCTGGTCGGTGTCTGCAGCCGGGTCGTCGTGCTGCGCGGCGGGCGCAGCGTGGCCGAGTTCCGGACCGCCGAGACGGGTGAAGCCGAATTGTTGGCCGCCGCGATGGGCGAGAGGGTTTCCGCCGGCGGCGGTGACGCGGCGGGGACCGGCCCCGTCGCGGGGGGAGGTGCGCGGTGACCGACCGGACCGATGAGCGGGCCCCGACTCCGGCGACGCAACCCGGCGGCGGGCCGCCCGCCGCGCCGCCGCGGTCCTCGCGGGCGGGGACCGTGGAGACGCTGTTCCGGTTCCAGAGCTTCTTCGGGCTGCTCGCGGTGTTCGTGGCAGCGGTGGTCTTCTCGCCGCGCAAGGACGGCGAGATCCTGTTCCTGTCCAGCGACAACCTGTTCAACATCGTCCGAGCGGTGTCGGAGATCGGGATCATCGGCATCGGGCTGACCTTCGTCATCCTGATCGGCGGCATCGACCTGTCGGTGGGATCGGTGCTCGGGCTGGCCGCGGTCGGCTCGGCCGTGCTGATGATCAACAGCGACTTCGGGGTGCTGTCGACGGTCTCGATCGTGCTGCTGGCGGGCGTCGTGTTCGGCCTCCTGCAGGGCACCGCGGTCTCCCTGCTCGGCGTGCAGGCGTTCATCGTGACGCTCGCGGGCCTGCAGATAGCCCGCGGTCTCGCGCGCATGTGGTCGGGCGGCGAGACGGTGCAGATCTCCTACGGCGACGGGCCCGACCAGGCGCCGATGACGTTCTCGCTGCTCGGCGAGCGCACCTTCGGCGGTGTGGTGCCGATCCCGGCGCTGATCTTCGCCGCGGTCGCGGTGGCGGCGATCCTGTTCCTTCGCACCAGCGCCTTCTCGCGCCACCTGTACGCGATCGGCGGCAACGAGAAGGCCGCGCGGCTCTCGGGTGTCCCGGTGAACCGGGTCAAGATCATCGCCTTCGGCATCGCCGGGTTCTGCGCGGCGCTGGCGGGCATCGTGCATGCGGGCCAGCTCAACGCGGGCAGCCCCAACGACGGCATCGCCTACGAGCTGGACGGCATCGCGGCGGTGGTGGTCGGCGGGACCAGTCTCGCCGGCGGTCGCGGGTCGGTGATCGGCACGATCGCCGGTGCGCTGCTGCTCGGCATCCTCAACAACATCCTGAGCCTCAACAGCGTCAACACCGACATGCAGTTGCTGATCAAGGGTCTGGTGATCGTCGCGGCTGCGGCATTGCAACGGTTGCGCCCCACGTCGTAGCCGCAAGCGGGAACCATCCGGGAGGAAGCACGATGCGCAAGACAACGAGGTCCTTGTTCGCGATGACGTGCGCTGCGGTGGCCATAGCCGCGGCCGGCTGCGGTACGACGAGTGAGAACACCGGCCAGGTCCAGCAGCAGGACCCGACGAAGGCGTGCAAGGGCCCGGACACCAGGTACACGATCGGCATGAGCCAGGCCAACCTCGCCGAGCCCTACCGGGTGCGGATGGACGAGGACATCCGCAAGGCCGCGGAGAAGGTGCCGCAGTTCGAAGTGCTGTTCGCCGACGCGGCCAAGGACAACTCCAAGCAGGTCAGCGACGTCGAGAACTTCATGACCAAGAAGGTCAACCTGCTGATGATCTCGCCGAACGAGGCCGCGCCGCTGACCGACGTGGTGCGCAAGGCCTACAACGAGGGCATCCCGGTCGTGGTGCTCGACCGCAAGGTCGAGGGCGAGGCATTCACCACCTACATCGGCGCGGACAACGTGCAGATCGGCAGGCAGGCCGGCGAGTACTTCAAGAACACGCTGCTGCCGCAGGGCGGCAAGATCGTCCAGCTCAAGGGCCTCTCCGGGTCCACCCCCGCCGCCGAGCGGGAGAAGGGCTTCATGGAGGGCATCGCCGGGTCGAAGATCGAGGTCGTCGACACCGCCGACGGCGAGTGGGAGCGTTCGGTCGGGCAGCAGAAGATGGACGCGCTGCTCAAGGCCCACCCCGACATCCAGGCGGTGTACGCGCAGAACGACCCGATGGCCGAGGGCGCGTGGCTGGCCGCCCAGGCCGCCGGGCGCAAGGACCTGAAGTTCGTCGGCATCGACGGCCTGCCGATCGAGTCGGGCGGCATCAAGGCCGTGGAGCAGGGCAGGCTGTCGGCCACCAACCTCTACCCGACCGGTGGCGAGGAGGCCGTCGAGGCGGCGCGCAAGCTGCTCATCGACTGCCAGCCCCTGCCGAAGGAGCAGACGCTGCCGACCGAGCTGGTCACCAAGGAGAACGCGACCCAGGTCTACACGCGGTTGAACCAGGGCTGACCGCTTCGAGAACCGGGTGGCGAACTTCTGCTCCGCCGGAGTGTCACCCGATTGCCGGACGGTCACCCGGTCGGCGACCGGACACACCTGGTTGAACCGGGCCGCGAACGCCCGGACGCGTGAAGCAGGAACCGGCACTCGCCGGTGCGTCCCGCTGGGGAGAATTCCGCGGGACGCATCGGCGAGTCCGCCTGGGCATGCCCCCAGGTCACGTTGGGACTACGGTTTTCATCCATTGTGGAGAAGCTAATTCCTTTGCGGCGGTTGACGATGCCGGACGCGTAACTGACCGTGAGTCCGATTTGCAATGAATGGCCGAATGCCACCTGGATGGGGGTTGTCCGGCGCTACTCCGCCCGGCAACCATTCTATTAGGTGAATGCGTCGCACCGTTTTCCCGTGCACCGACAGGTGTTCGGACTGCGGCGGCGGGTCCCGCTCATACCCTTTTGCACAAAGTCGAGTGATGTCTTGTTCCCGAGTCGAACCGGGAAGGCGAAGTCGAATCGCGCGCGTGACCGATGGAACCGGTACGGCACCGTCCGCAGAGGACGGTGCCGTGTGTGGGGAGGGCAAGCAGGATGAGAGACGGCTCGAGGGAAGCGAATTCGGCGTATCGCCGTCGCCCGAGCAGGTTCGGAGTGTACCTGGGAGTCGCGACGCTGGCGGCGGCCACCGTCGTGGCCGACGCCGGCCTGAGCCCCGAAGCGGCGTTCGCGCAGCGCAACGCGGCCGCGCGGGGCGCTGTCGGCTGGGACACCTACCGCGACGTCAACGGGCTGACGCAGCTCCGCGGGGGTGAGCAGAGCAGGCAGTTCTCCAGCTTCGCCCGGGACGGCAGCAACAACGACGGATTCCAGGGCACCTTCTCCTGCCTGCGCACCTGGCAGCGCGGTTGCGTGATCGCCGAGCACTCCGGGCCCGGCGAGATCTCCTCGATCTGGTTCACCCGGGAGCCCTGGGGCGACGTCACCGGCACCGGCAACATCATCATCGAGCTCGACGGCAGGGTGGTGCTCGACCGGCCGCTGATCGACGTGGTCACCGGGCGGGTCGGCGGACCGTTCCAGTGGCCGCTGGTCGGCAACGCCGACGACGCCTCCGGCGGCGCGGTCATCAAGGTCCCGATGCCCTACCGGGAGTCGATGCGGGTGACCGTGCAGAACAACCCGTACTTCTACCACGTCAACACCCGCACCTTCCCCGACAGCAACGGTGTGCAGACGTTCAACCCCGCCGACGGTGCATCGGACGTCCTGCGCAGGCTGCGCGGCTTCGGCGTCGCCGACCCGAAGCCGCCGGCCCCGGGGGCGCGGCCCACCCGCCGCGACTTCGAACTCGCGCCCGGTGCGTCGGTGCGGGTCGCCGAGCTCAGCGGGCCCGCGCAGATCAACCAGCTCCGGGTGCGCCTGCCCCAGGTGCTGGCCAGCCCGCAGGTCGTCGACGACGGCATGGCCTACGGCCAGGGCGGCGGCAGCCGCTTCCGGATGGCGGTGCACCCGGGCAACCAGGGCATCCGGGTGATCCGGCGCTACGACCCGCAGATCGCCAACCAGGTCGCGCGCATGAACGTCGACGGCGTGCCCGCGGGGGAGTGGCGCAGCGGGGCGGCCGCGCCCGGCGCCTGGGGCGTGCAGATCATCGAGGTGCCGCCCGCGCTCACCGCGGGCAAGTCCTCGGTCGAGATCGCCAACCAGTTCATCTCGTCCTCGCTGGACGTCAACGAGTTCCGCTACGACGTCCACAGCAAGGTGAACGGTGAGTGGGTGCGCACCGACGTGCTCGACCTCGGCCCGGCCCACCCGGGCGAGGAGGCCGCGCACGGGTACCGCATCGACAACCCGGTGTTCGCGCGGTCCAAGCTGGTCGGCCGCTACGGGTTCCCGCCCGACCAGGTCGCGGCGTCCGACGCGATGCTGGAGACGACGCGGGTGCGCATCACCTTCGACGGCAGGACCACGGTGGACGCCCCGATCGGCGAGTTCTTCGGCACCGGTCTCGGCGAGCACGACGTGCGGACCATGATGAGCTCGGTAGACCCCGGCCTCGACGGCTGGTACACCGCCTGGTGGCCGATGCCGTTCAGCCAGAACGCCAGGGTCGAGATCGTCAACACCGGAGGAGCCGTGGTCAGGGGCGCGACCGCCGAGGTGGTCAGCGCGCCGATGGAGATCGGGACCAACACCGGCTACTTCCACGCCACGCACCGGCGGGCCCCCACGACCCCGGGCCAGGACTGGACGTTCGTCGACGCCAAGGGCGCGGGCACCTTCTACGGCGTCACGCACACCATGCGGGGGCTGATCCCGCCGGGGATGAGGAGCGCCGCGCGGCCGCTCTCGGTGGAGAACCAGGCAGCGGCCAACCAGCGCAACTACCTGGAGGGCGACGAGCGCTTCTACGTCAACGGGTCGTCGAGCCCGGCCTGGCACGGCACCGGCAGCGAGGACTACTACGAGGCCGGGTGGTACTTCCGCGACGGCACGACGTTCTCGATGCCGCTGGCGGGCAACCCGTCGCACGAGCTGAACGCGGACGGCTGCCGCTACGACTGCACCGGCGCCTACCGGCTGATGGTGCCCGACGCGGTGCCCTTCGCCGACGGGCTGCTGGCCGGCATCGAGCACGGGCCGCTCAACGACGAGCCGGGCGACTACAGCTCGGTGGCCTACTGGTACGGCGGCCACCCCGCCGAGCAGCGGCTCACCGACGAGGTCGACCTCGCCGACCCGGCCAGCCGCGACCGGCACGGCTACCGGGCGCAGGGCGAGGCTGTCGCGTCGCTGAACGCAACCTATGAGGGCGGGCGCAACCCGTCGCCGATGACCAGGGCAACCACGACCGCGACCGGCCCGATCAGCTTCGATGTGGCGGTCGACGCGAACGGCGAGGGCGTGCGGCTGCGGCGGCTCGGCGACCAGCAGAACGCCTACCAGGCCGTGGACGTGCGGATCGACGGCCAGCCCGCCGGGCGCTGGCTGCAGCCGCTGGGCAACCCGCACCACCGGTGGCTCGAGGACGAGTTCGACGTGGCGCCTGGCCTGACCGACGGCAAGCAGTCGGTGCGGGTGGAGCTGTTCCCGGTCCAGGGGGCACCCGCCTGGTCGGCCTCGAAGTATTCGGTCTACTCGCGCTAGGGGTGGCTGGATGAGCGCGTTGAAGGGGCGTCCCCGGCGCCGGGGACGCCCCTTCGTCCACATCCACCAGGCCCGTGTCCGCACGTGCGCCCTGCTGCGGCGGGCGCGGGCCTTCGAGTTCGTCAGAGCAGGTCGGTTCGGTGAGCGAGCGCGTCGCGGAGCAGCGCGCTGACCGCGTCCGGGTGGCTCGCCGCGGCGGAGGCGGAGACCTCGCGGACGTAGCGCCCGGAACCGGTCAGCAGCCCCTCGGGGTCGTCGAGCAGCACCCCCTTGTGGAACACCAGCCGCGCGCCTCGGGCCGTCGCGGCGACCGCGCACACCCAGTGGTGCCAGTCGCCGTCGACGGTGAAGGTCAGCCGGCCCCACTTCACCGCGTGCTCGACGCGCGGTTCGGTGCCCAGGACGAGCGCCGCGAGCTCTCGCGCCTGGGCACGCGCCTGCTCGTCGAGCCCGTCGAGCCACTCCCGCATCGCCACGGCGTCAGCCCCGGGAGCTGCTACCCCGGGTGACCAGGTGGGCCGACAGGGTGGTGGTCGAGGCGTCGGTGCCGTCGCCGCCGATGCGGCTGAGCAGCAGCTGCGCCCCCACCGCACCCATGTCGTAGGCGGGCTGGGAGACGACGGTCAGCGGCGGGTCGAGCAGCGTCGCCCAGGGAGCGTCGTCGAACGCCACCACGCCGACATCGCGGCCCGCTCGCAGGCCGAGCTCGGCCATCGTCTCCAGCACACCGACCGCCATGGCGTTGTTGGCCACCAGCACCGCGTCCGGCCGCGGGTCCTGGGTGAGCAGCGACCGCGCCGCCTCCTTCGCGCCCGCGGCCTTGAACTCGCAGCGCCGGACCAGTGCGTCGGAGACGGTCCGGCCCGCCTCGCGCAGACCGTCCTGGTAGCCGGCGAGGCGGTCGTCGGCGGTCAGCACACCGGTGGGGCCGGTGATGCAGGCGATGTCGCGGTAGCCCTGTGCGCTGAGGTGCAGCGCGGCGTCCCGGGCCGCGTCGCGGCTGTCCACCAGGACCGTGTCGCCGAACGAGTTCGGCAGCGGCCGGTCCAGCGCCACCACCGGCGTGCCGTGCGTGCGGAGCAGGTCGGCGCTGTCCCCGGCACCTGCCGGGGACAGCAGCACCCCGGCCACCCGCTCCTGCAACGCCACGTCGATGTACTCGCGCTCCTTCTCCGGTTCGTCGTCGGAGTTGCACAGCACGACCGAGTAGCCCGCTGAGTGCGCCACGTCCTCGACACCGCGCGATATCGCGGTGAAGAAGGGGTTCTCCACATCGGAGATGATCAGCGCCAGCACCGCGGTCTCCTGTTTGCGCAGGTTGCGGGCCGGACCGTTGGGCCGGTAGCCCAGCTCGTCGGCCGCCGCCAGCACCCGGGCGGCCAGTTCCGGATCGACCGTGCTCTTGCCGTTGAGCGCCCTGGACACGGTCGCGGTGGAGACCCCCGCGCGGGTCGCCACGTCACTGATCGTCGCCACCGTTCCTCCCGTTGTCCTCTTCCCGCGTGATCACCGGCCGCCAGCCTTGACAGCCCGTGTTATACGAGAATAGCGTCCGAGAAAACGATTGCTCATAGCTCGTACGGTGCATTGTGAAAAACCTTCCCGTTCGAGTGCTCGCCACCGGGGAGTCGCGGGCGTCCGGGGCGCAGGTCGTCTGCGATCCCGCCCCCGCCGTCGTGCTCTCAGCAGTCAACGCCGCCTGTCTGGAAGAACTTGGGAGGAACCCGTGGCTCGCATCGGTGTCATCAGCATCTCCGACGGGCGTGACCATGTGCACGCGCGGAACTCGGAGTTCATCCAGTCCAAACAGGACGACCTCGTCCGGTCGCTGAAGCAGGCCGGGCACGAGGTCGTCGCGGGCGACGACCTGGTCGCCACCAACACCCTGGCCACCTCGGTCGCGCGCAAGGTCGCCGCCTCCGACGTCGACGTCACGGTCTTCTACTACACCGTCTGGGCCTTCCCGCATTTCACGATGCTGGCAGCCGACGCCACCCGCAGCCCGCTGGTCCTGGTCGCCAGCACCGACCCCACCGAGCCCGGCCTGGTCGGCATGCTCGCAGCGGGCGGCGCGCTCGACCAGATCGGCCGCGCGCACACCCGGGCGTGGGGCGCCCCGGACGACACCGAGCTGGCGGAGAAGATCAGCGTGCGGGCCAGGGCGGCGGCCGCGGTCTCCGCGCTGCACGGCTCCACGTTCGGGCGCTTCGGCGGCCGCCCGATGGGCATGAACACCGCGGTGGCCAACACCGACCAGTGGCAGCGCCAGTTCGGCATCGACGTCGAGGAGATCGACCAGTACGAGCTGGTCCTGCGCGCGGAGAAGGCCGACGCGGCCGAGGCCAAGCACGCCCGCGAGTGGATCGAGCGCCATGCCGCCGGCGTGCACTACGACGGCAAGAAGCTCACCCCGGAGCTGCTGGAGCGCCAGATCCGCTCCTACATGGCGGTCCGGGACATCATCGCCGAGCGCAACCTGGACTTCTCCGGCATCAAGGGCCAGCCCGAGCTCACCGAGCACTTCGCCACGATGGACGTCACCGAGGCGTTCCTCAACGACCCCTACGACTGGAACGGTCCGAAGAAGACCCACGTCTGCGCCACCGAGGCAGACATGGACGGGGCGCTGACGATGCAGATCTTCAAGAGCATCGCCGAGACCCCGGTCCTGTTCGCCGACGTCCGCCACTACCACGCCGACCGCGACATCTGGGACCTGTGCAACTCCGGCCAGCACGCCACCTGGTTCGCCGCCCGCAGCGACGACCCGGCGGAGAACCTGGCGAAGGTCAACTTCTACCCGGAGGTGTTCTTCTTCCCGGCGGGCGGCGCCTCGGTCCAGCACATCGCCGCTCCCGGTCAGATGACCCTCGGCAGGCTGACGCGCGAGGACGGCCAGTACCGGCTCCAGCTCATGCTCGGCGAGTTCGAGAGCTACGACGAGGCCACCAACAAGGTGCTGATGGACCAGTCGACGCCGGAGTGGCCGCACGCCTTCGCACGGCTGGACGCGCCGGGCGAGGTGTTCCTGTCCAAGTTCGGCGCCAACCACATCCACGCCATTCCGGGCGACCACCGCGCCGCGCTGCGCGCCGTCACCGAGCAGCTCGGCATCCGCCTGGACGAGTGGACCCGCGGCTGACGCATACCCGTAGCCGAACCGCTCCGGCCGGGGCGCTCCGGCCGGACCGGCTCACCCGCCGGCCACCACCAGGAGAGGACTTCGCGATGGCCGAAACAGTGCTGCTCGGCATCGACATCGGCACGTCGAGTTCCAAGGGCGTGCTGGTCACCGCCGACGGGCGCGTCGTAGCCCGGGCGATCAAGCCGCACGAGACCTCCTACCCGCACCCGGGCTGGGTCGAGCACGACGCCGAGGCCGTGTGGTGGACCGACTTCCGGGCGCTGGTGTCCGAGCTGCTGCCCGCGGTCGAGGGCCGCACGCTGGCCGGCCTCGGCGTCAGCGGCATCGGGCCGGTGCTGCTGCCCGCCGACGGCGACGGCAACCCGCTGCGCCCGGCGATCCTCTACGGCGTCGACACCCGGGCCACCGAGCAGATCGCCGCGCTGACCGAGGAGCTGGGCGCCGACGAGATCCTGCGGCGCGGCGGGTCGGCGCTGAGCAGCCAGGCGGTCGGGCCGAAGATCCGCTGGCTCGCCGAGCACGAGCCGGAGACCTACCGGCGCACCGAGATGCTGCTGATGTGCAGCTCGTACCTGGTGCACCGGCTGACCGGCCGCTACGTGCTCGACCACCACTCGGCCAGCCAGTGCGACCCGCTCTACGACCTGGCCGCGCGGGACTGGTCGGCGGAGTGGGCGCCGCGGGTCGCCCCGGACCTGCCGCTGCCGGAGCTGGCATGGCCGACCGAGGTCGTCGGCCACGTCGGCGCGCGGGCCGCGGCCGAGACCGGGCTGCCCGAGGGCCTGCCGGTCACCGCGGGCACCGTCGACGCCTGGGCCGAGGCGACCAGCGTCGGCGTCCGCAAGCCCGGCGACGTGATGCTGATGTACGGCACGACGATGTTCTTCGTGCAGGTCCTCACCGACCCGCATCCGCACCCGGCGCTGTGGGGCACGTGCGGCGCGTTCCCGGACACCTACACCCTCGCTGCCGGAATGGCGACCTCCGGCGCGGTCACCGACTGGCTGCGCAAGCTGGTCGGCGGCGAGTTCGCCGACCTGGTCGAGCAGGCGGCGCAGGCGCCGGCGGGCAGCCGCGGGCTGTTGCTGCTGCCCTACTTCGCCGGGGAGCGCACGCCGATCTTCGACCCGGACGCCAGGGGCGTCCTCGTGGGCCTGACGACCAGCCACGGGCGCGGTGAGCTCTACCGGGCCGCGCTGGAGGGCATCGCATACGGCGTCCGGCACAACCTGGAGGCGAT of Saccharopolyspora erythraea contains these proteins:
- a CDS encoding DUF1801 domain-containing protein, translated to MREWLDGLDEQARAQARELAALVLGTEPRVEHAVKWGRLTFTVDGDWHHWVCAVAATARGARLVFHKGVLLDDPEGLLTGSGRYVREVSASAAASHPDAVSALLRDALAHRTDLL
- a CDS encoding L-fucose/L-arabinose isomerase family protein, which encodes MARIGVISISDGRDHVHARNSEFIQSKQDDLVRSLKQAGHEVVAGDDLVATNTLATSVARKVAASDVDVTVFYYTVWAFPHFTMLAADATRSPLVLVASTDPTEPGLVGMLAAGGALDQIGRAHTRAWGAPDDTELAEKISVRARAAAAVSALHGSTFGRFGGRPMGMNTAVANTDQWQRQFGIDVEEIDQYELVLRAEKADAAEAKHAREWIERHAAGVHYDGKKLTPELLERQIRSYMAVRDIIAERNLDFSGIKGQPELTEHFATMDVTEAFLNDPYDWNGPKKTHVCATEADMDGALTMQIFKSIAETPVLFADVRHYHADRDIWDLCNSGQHATWFAARSDDPAENLAKVNFYPEVFFFPAGGASVQHIAAPGQMTLGRLTREDGQYRLQLMLGEFESYDEATNKVLMDQSTPEWPHAFARLDAPGEVFLSKFGANHIHAIPGDHRAALRAVTEQLGIRLDEWTRG
- a CDS encoding LacI family DNA-binding transcriptional regulator, with the translated sequence MATISDVATRAGVSTATVSRALNGKSTVDPELAARVLAAADELGYRPNGPARNLRKQETAVLALIISDVENPFFTAISRGVEDVAHSAGYSVVLCNSDDEPEKEREYIDVALQERVAGVLLSPAGAGDSADLLRTHGTPVVALDRPLPNSFGDTVLVDSRDAARDAALHLSAQGYRDIACITGPTGVLTADDRLAGYQDGLREAGRTVSDALVRRCEFKAAGAKEAARSLLTQDPRPDAVLVANNAMAVGVLETMAELGLRAGRDVGVVAFDDAPWATLLDPPLTVVSQPAYDMGAVGAQLLLSRIGGDGTDASTTTLSAHLVTRGSSSRG
- a CDS encoding FGGY-family carbohydrate kinase, which encodes MAETVLLGIDIGTSSSKGVLVTADGRVVARAIKPHETSYPHPGWVEHDAEAVWWTDFRALVSELLPAVEGRTLAGLGVSGIGPVLLPADGDGNPLRPAILYGVDTRATEQIAALTEELGADEILRRGGSALSSQAVGPKIRWLAEHEPETYRRTEMLLMCSSYLVHRLTGRYVLDHHSASQCDPLYDLAARDWSAEWAPRVAPDLPLPELAWPTEVVGHVGARAAAETGLPEGLPVTAGTVDAWAEATSVGVRKPGDVMLMYGTTMFFVQVLTDPHPHPALWGTCGAFPDTYTLAAGMATSGAVTDWLRKLVGGEFADLVEQAAQAPAGSRGLLLLPYFAGERTPIFDPDARGVLVGLTTSHGRGELYRAALEGIAYGVRHNLEAMSEAGGTAGRLVAVGGGTQGGLWTQIVSDVTGQEQQVPGETVGAAFGDALLAGIGTGAAVAPDEWNPIATTVRPNPANHDRYDAFYRHYRDLYEATVGTAHFLAAEQRAAD